GGATTTTAGCCGTCTGGGACAGCACTCGCCAGCATGCTGCTTAAAACTGAAAGATGTCAGTTATGCTTCTGACCAGACCAGCTTGAGTGAGCCGATCGGTCAACTCCTCCCAAGTGACGGGTGGTCGCCGGAAACTATTCTGCAGGCCTTCCAGCGCGTCCCGGGTGGCCAGGCGCTCCGCTGCCAGGAGCGCCAGCAGGAGCGCGTCGGGCGTCATCACCCGCACGCCGTAGGGTTCCAGGTGCTCGCGGGGAAAGTCCTTGAGGTTGAGCGTGATGATCACGTCCGCCTGTGCGTGAATGGCCGCCGCGAGGACATGCCGGTCATCCGGGTCAGGCAGCGACAGGCTCTCGATCAGCGGTTCATAGCCGGTGACCTGCGCGTCGGGGACGGCCTGCTCCATCAGGGCCCGGATCCGCTGGACTCGCGGCGCCCCGAGGTCGGGGCGGTTGAGCAGCAGGTTCCGGCCCCACTCGTCGTGGATGGCGTCGGTCCAGCGGGCGGCGACCAGGCCGGACACCGCCAAGTGCATCAACAGGTTACGCAGCAGGGAGGGGTACAGGACATTGGCGTCGTACAGCGCCGTGTACTTCGGGGTCAATCCGACTCCAGGTCCTGCAGGTCGTCGGCCAGGGACTGAAGGGCCGCCTGACGCTGGGCGTCGAGGCCAGCTTTGTAGGCGAGGACGTCTTCGAGGTACAGCCGGCGGCGGGGGCCGACCTTGCGGTGGGGGAACTGGCCTTCCTCGATGAGCTTCACCAGGTAGGGGCGGCTGACGTTCAGGAGTTCGGCGGCCTGCTGGGTGCTGATCTCCCGGTCGAGGGTCAGCACCTGAACGGCCTTACCGGCGGCGAGTTGCTGAAGGAGATCTTCGAGGAGACCCGCGAGGCGGCCGGTGGCGGGGGTGCGCTGGAGTTGCTGGAGTTGGCGCTGGGCGTCCTGGGTGTCGGCGGGGGTGGGGATGAAGGGAACGGACATGGGAACCTCCTGCCTCATGATACGAAATAAACGAAATAAGCAAAAGGAATGAATCGAACGAAACATGAGGAACAGTAGACTGATTTTTGGCGAAACCAAGAGTTAATCTATGTTATCTATAGGGTATGACCTTCGCCCTCGACGTCCTTCGAACCACTACCTTCGACCGGGCCAAGACGTGGAGTGACCTCAGTCCCGAAGAGAGGAAGAGGCGGGCCGTCCTCGCCATCCGGGATCAGGAAGCAGACATCCTCTGGTCTCTGACCGAGGCCTACCTCACCCTGCACGGATCCAGCGGCACCGCGATCAGCCCCCGCACCCTCAAGGCCTACCGCTGGGCGGTCAACCGCTACCTGACCTATGCCGGTGCACAGGCCGTCAATCTCCTGCGGGCCAGTTCCAGTGACGGCGTCCGCTTCGTACGCACTGTCGAGGCAGAAGGACTCAGTGCGTCCAGCACCCGCGTGCAACTCGCCGGCGTCCGCCTCTTCTACGCGGCGTTGCGGTGGGCCGACGCCACCCAGGCCGCCCCGTTCAACGACGTCAAACCTGTGCGGGAGAAAACAGCTGCGTGGGACAAGCGCAGCCCCTACACCCACGACGAGGTGCAGGCCCTCCTGGAGCACGCCGACGAGCGGATGCAGGCCCTGATCCTGCTGTGCGCCCACGGCGGTCTCAGAATCAGTGAAGCGCTGGCCGTCAAAGGCGCGGACATCAACCTGGACGGGCGCGAACTCACGGTGCGGCACGGAAAAGGCGGCAAACAGCGACGAGTCGTCATCGGAGAAACCCTGATTCGGGCGCTGAACTGCCTCCCCGAACAGTCGGGCTCGCTGATCGGGGGCAGTTATCCCGCCGCCGTCGAGCGACTGCGTCGCCTCTGTCTGCGGGCGGGCATTGCTTATAGGGGCTATCACGCCCTGAGGCATTACGCCGGCACCCGCCTGACGAAAGAAGGTGCGTCACTTGACGACGTTGCCCGTCACCTCGGACACGCCGTACTAGAAACTGCCCGCATCTACGCCAAATGGAGTGACGACAGTCTGCGTAGACGAGTCGGTCAGTGGTGAGATCGCTCAACAGCGGGAAGCATGAATTCAGAGCGAAATTCCGCAAGAAAACATGTGGTCAGCCTATTAAAGACCTGTAATTCATTACCGGAAACAAGCCTATACTATTACATTTTCGCCAATCCGGCGGCAAAATATTGCGAATTGCTATTCGTAAAATTATCAGCCATAAGTGTTACTAAATATCTCTCTTCATCTATGATAGCCTTCATTGTGCCACTATTTAGGCTGAATGCCGTATACATATCACTTCCCTTCACTGCAATAAGGGCAATGATTGGCGGGATATAGTTTTCGGCCAACCCCCGCTCTCTCTGGTCTAGATCTTTGGAATCGAATTCCAAATCTTCATCAGATGGCTTTAATATGAAATAATCGTCCTTAATACCATATGCATCGTATTTTGGAATATCTATTTTAGCGGTGGGAAGCTTGTTGGGACTTATGTAATACATATTACTCCTTAAGATTGCCGCTATCGACAGATCTTTTATATATTCCTTCGGATTCCTTGGTGAATTTCTCTACAGGTCTAGATGGATTGGTGTCGCTATAATTGCTAATTGAAGCAGTCTCGCTAGAACCAAAAACTATTTTAAAAGATATATTTTGTCTCGAATCTCCCGCGAGACCATAATAGATTCCAATATCAAACCTATAAGTGTCTCCAGGTCTTGCAATTATTTCACCCTTTTTCAAGATAATCAGCGATTCCCCGGGCTTCAATAGCTTATAGCTATAATTTCCCGAAGCTAAAGTATTTTCGATACCGAATATGTAATCGTTAAAGTCTTTATCATCTCTCCTAATGTCAGCAATGACTAACACAGATGAGCTGATGTTAACTATATGAAGCTCATCAAATTCCCCTCTCGCATCTCTAGATATTATTGGAAGAAGGTTATATCTTATCTTCATAGCGTTGCTTTCCCGGAGGTATTTGTTCTGAATCAGCAGAGATTCAGCTTGCTGCTGAGTTGCAGCAGCCATATGAACCGTTGCCTGAACCAATTCATCTGTTTTTTGCAAAGTAATAATCGTAGTTGCTTCGGCCCGCTGGGACCGATTTTCGGATCTGAAATTTATATATAGCAAGACCAGTGTTGCAAATGTTGTTAACACTGCAGATATGGCTTGAATCGCTATGGAACGACTTCCGGAGGGCGGGTGAGTCAATGAAGGGAGCAGGTCATTTCTTAAAAACCACGCCATAGCTGCAATCAAAAAGGCAAGTAGAATGATAATTAATAAATATTTAACTAATTTAAAGACTAACGGCGTTTCTTTCATTTTTGTCCTCAATATCGAGATTTCCAATCGTCGGCTCTTTTGGGGGGCTTTGAAAAATAAACCTCCGGCGAAAGTGAGACTTGCAGGCCGCCCCACCTCCGCGCTTCTGCTGCCTCCAAGGAGGAATCCGGGCGCAGACTCGAAAGACAAAGGGACTTTCACCAGAGGTCTACTGATTATGTGCCAATCAATTAACTGAGCGAACGGAATCCGTGTCAGTCCTGCCTAACGGCCTGTTTCGTATCTCCTCCGTGGCGTGAGACCCGCGGGCGACCAGAGATCTTCATGGCCCGACTGGTGAAGGCTGCGTCTGAGGCTTTGCTCGACCAGATAAATGCCTCACCAGGGCGCAGTTCAGCCATGCCATTGGGCGTGAGGCTGGCGAGTGCCGCGTTGGCTTTCTGAATGTGACGGAGCCAAGCTGGACTGTTGAACTTGTGCAGGATGATTTGCGTGCTGAGTTCAATCATCTTGACCGGCACAGACGACGGGTCCTGACTGGCCAGGAGAATGCTCGTTCCTTTGTGGCGCATTTCGCGGATGATCTCCACGACGTTTCCGATCAATTCGGGATCGTCAATGTACTTGTGTGCCTCGTCAAATACCACCAGTTTGTTGAATGGGCGATCATCGAATTTAGCGTCTGCGAAGAGCTGCAGAAGGATAACGAACAGGCTCAGTGCTTCGCTCTTCTCGATGAATTCGTCCCTGAGATCGACGATGACCAGGCGCCCAGGCCTCAGGAAACTGCTGATCTGCGCGTCGTCGTGGATGTAATCGGCCGCCAGGTCGAGCCGGGCTAGCGCCAGTTCCCTCGCGGAGGGTGTCATGGTGCTGTTCTCCACTGCCTCGCGCAGCACGCTGATCTTGAGGTCTTTGCGGTGTTCACGCATCAGCGACTTGAACTGCCGCATGTACATGCTGTTGTTCCCCACGGCATTCAGAAGGAACTGCCAGTGACTGACTTGCAACTCGCTCGCGGAGAACAGCAGCGGTTTGACCGTCAGATCTGGGTACTCGCGTTGCCGTTCCTCCACCTTGTCCTGCGGGGCCAGCAAAACGATGTCCTGAAGAGCGTGTCCGTCTGCGCCGTACCGTGCCTTCAGCGTGGCGATTTGTTGGGCTTCCGTATTCGCCTGATTCATGCTCACGAACTCTGGGGCGTACTCTTGCGTATTGCTGTAGTGGAAGATCACCGAGGCCAGGGGCGATGGCAGCTGGTTGATCCCTGGAATCGGCATGGTGGCCATCTCGATGATGGTACCCAGGGTGTAGCTCTTTCCGCCGCCCTGAACACCGAACAGGCTGATCGTGTGGGTCTCATTCAGATCCAGGGCGACTTTACGACCTGCAACTTCGCCCAACAGGCCGAACTGAGGCGTGGCTTTTGTCGACCCGAGGATGACGTCGTAGGTCAGGCCGTGTGTGGGTACTTCCACTGTAGGTACGGCCTGTGCTGGTGTGGAACGCTCTTCACGGACCGGAGCTGCGGTCGTCTCAATCACCGGAGTGGGGGTTTCAGTTGCAGCGGGCTGTGGCGTTTCCAGGGACCTGGGGACCACCGGGGCCACGTGCACTTCAGCTTGTGGGAGCTCATTCGTTGAATCAACGGTAGTGGGTACGACCGACACGGCTGGCCGGTCAGAAGAGAGACTGGGTGGTTGGCGAGTTTCCGGCGGTCCGAACGGCAACTCGTTCTGTCCGACAGACTGCCTCTTGCGGCTGGGCTGGAAACTGACGTCGTTGAGTTTGGGAAGCGTCGACGTTTCCGTCAGGGCGAGATCCACAGTCTGTCCTCGCTGTTCCGGTGCGATGGACATCAGATCCTGAATGGCGTCGAATCCGACCCGGTGGTATTCGATGCCGCTTTCCACGGTCATCTCGTACTGATCGGCGCTGAAGTCGAAGATGACGGCGGAACGCTCGAAGTGAAGTTCGTATCCCTCTTCCAGGGTGCTGAGAAGAGCGTGACCGCTGTCATAGGCGCCC
This Deinococcus seoulensis DNA region includes the following protein-coding sequences:
- a CDS encoding helix-turn-helix domain-containing protein yields the protein MSVPFIPTPADTQDAQRQLQQLQRTPATGRLAGLLEDLLQQLAAGKAVQVLTLDREISTQQAAELLNVSRPYLVKLIEEGQFPHRKVGPRRRLYLEDVLAYKAGLDAQRQAALQSLADDLQDLESD
- a CDS encoding PIN domain-containing protein, which produces MTPKYTALYDANVLYPSLLRNLLMHLAVSGLVAARWTDAIHDEWGRNLLLNRPDLGAPRVQRIRALMEQAVPDAQVTGYEPLIESLSLPDPDDRHVLAAAIHAQADVIITLNLKDFPREHLEPYGVRVMTPDALLLALLAAERLATRDALEGLQNSFRRPPVTWEELTDRLTQAGLVRSITDIFQF
- a CDS encoding tyrosine-type recombinase/integrase — its product is MTFALDVLRTTTFDRAKTWSDLSPEERKRRAVLAIRDQEADILWSLTEAYLTLHGSSGTAISPRTLKAYRWAVNRYLTYAGAQAVNLLRASSSDGVRFVRTVEAEGLSASSTRVQLAGVRLFYAALRWADATQAAPFNDVKPVREKTAAWDKRSPYTHDEVQALLEHADERMQALILLCAHGGLRISEALAVKGADINLDGRELTVRHGKGGKQRRVVIGETLIRALNCLPEQSGSLIGGSYPAAVERLRRLCLRAGIAYRGYHALRHYAGTRLTKEGASLDDVARHLGHAVLETARIYAKWSDDSLRRRVGQW